The Cellulophaga lytica DSM 7489 nucleotide sequence TATCTAAACTTGTATTGTAAACCACTTTATATAGCCAAGTAGAAAATTTAGAGTCGCCCTTAAACTTATTTAATTTTGCATATGCTTTTACAAATGCATCCTGTGCTACCTCCTCTGCCTCTTCATTATTACGCAACATTCTTACAGCCAAAGTAAAAACCATATCCTTGTACTTATTTACAAGAAATGTGTAAGCTTGCGGATCACCGTTTAGCACTTTAGCTATGTAATATTGGTCGTTTGCATTAGTCATTTGTAGGTTAGACGACCTGTTAATTGGTTTGGTTACCAAAGTAGCTAAAAAATATTTTTTTGATAAACTTGTAACCATATTTTAAAAACTATCGTCTTACCATAAGAACAAAATAAAATTAATCAATTTAAATTACATAATTATGGGACCAGAAGTACTAATTGTAGCATTA carries:
- a CDS encoding RNA polymerase sigma factor, with product MVTSLSKKYFLATLVTKPINRSSNLQMTNANDQYYIAKVLNGDPQAYTFLVNKYKDMVFTLAVRMLRNNEEAEEVAQDAFVKAYAKLNKFKGDSKFSTWLYKVVYNTSLDKLKKLKKDALVVPIENVTERSLHTIDNALEQMQNKERTVAIQQCIALLSADERALLTLFYFDEMSLKEIAKITATSVNNLKVKLFRSRKKLAAIIEAKVAPEIINI